A genomic region of Glycine max cultivar Williams 82 chromosome 15, Glycine_max_v4.0, whole genome shotgun sequence contains the following coding sequences:
- the LOC100810110 gene encoding pentatricopeptide repeat-containing protein At1g09220, mitochondrial isoform X1, giving the protein MMILIILWSLLKHDTWRSTSNKTVTRDSQGCVAEAIISTTTISPCSPYASSSPKPKHPQHLISLLPRDPSQRQPLQQVHSHIITSGLFYNPFHNTLTCLLLFNNVIRCYSFGPYPHEALHFFTYTQHCHIFLTYPSLDTFSFAFLCHASANPNYTHFGTQLHALIFKVGFQFQVYVQTRLLQMYSSSGLLVEAAQVFYEMQHRNLVSWNVFITGLIKLGEVELACSVFNQMPARSVVSWTLVIDGYTRRNQPIKALTLFRKMIEVDGIEPTEVTLLTIFPAIANIGCIKICQSVHGYVEKRGFNAFDVRITNALLDLYAKCGCIASVSRFFQEIPDQRRNLVSWTSTISGFAMNGMGREALESFESMEKAGLRPNHVTFLGVLSACSHGGLVEEGINFFVKMVKDWCLVPDIKHYGCVIDMLGRAGRLEEAEKIALQVPHEVANAVMWRTLLGACNVHNNVEIGQRVTNKILEMERGHGGDYVLMSNILVGVGRFKDAEKLREMIDKRIAFKLPGYSFV; this is encoded by the exons atgatgattctgatcaTACTGTGGAGTTTGCTCAAGCACGACACGTGGCGGTCAACGTCCAATAAAACcgtgacacgtgacagtcaag GTTGTGTGGCAGAAGCAATCATATCCACAACCACCATCTCTCCCTGTTCTCCGTATGCTTCATCCTCTCCCAAACCCAAACACCCACAACACTTGATCTCCCTTCTTCCCAGAGACCCTTCTCAACGCCAACCTCTCCAACAAGTCCACTCTCACATCATCACATCTGGCCTCTTCTACAACCCTTTTCACAACACCCTCACTTGTTTACTCCTCTTCAACAACGTCATCCGTTGTTACTCTTTTGGTCCTTATCCCCATGAAGCTCTTCACTTCTTCACATACACCCAACACTGCCACATTTTCTTGACATACCCTTCCCTGGACACCTTCTCTTTTGCCTTCCTCTGCCATGCTTCTGCCAATCCAAATTACACCCACTTTGGGACTCAGCTCCACGCCCTCATTTTCAAGGTTGGTTTTCAGTTTCAAGTCTATGTGCAAACTCGGCTGTTGCAAATGTACTCTAGTTCGGGCCTTTTAGTTGAAGCAGCGCAAGTGTTCTACGAAATGCAGCACAGAAACTTAGTTAGTTGGAATGTTTTTATTACTGGTTTGATTAAATTGGGTGAGGTTGAACTTGCTTGTTCCGTGTTTAATCAGATGCCTGCTCGGAGTGTAGTGTCATGGACTCTTGTTATTGATGGATACACACGAAGGAATCAGCCCATCAAAGCTTTAACTTTGTTTAGGAAAATGATTGAAGTTGATGGTATAGAACCTACGGAAGTTACTCTTTTGACCATTTTTCCAGCTATTGCAAATATCGGGTGCATTAAGATATGCCAATCAGTTCATGGTTATGTAGAGAAAAGAGGCTTCAATGCCTTTGATGTACGCATTACAAATGCATTACTTGATTTGTATGCCAAGTGTGGATGCATAGCTAGTGTGAGTAGATTCTTTCAGGAGATACCTGACCAGAGGAGGAATTTGGTATCATGGACTTCAACTATCTCTGGTTTTGCAATGAATGGGATGGGGAGGGAAGCTCTAGAGAGTTTTGAAAGCATGGAGAAGGCTGGGCTGAGGCCGAACCATGTGACATTCCTCGGTGTTTTGAGTGCCTGTAGTCATGGCGGGCTGGTTGAGGAGGGGATCAATTTCTTTGTTAAAATGGTAAAGGATTGGTGCCTTGTACCAGACATCAAGCACTATGGTTGTGTGATAGATATGCTGGGGAGGGCTGGGAGGTTAGAAGAAGCTGAAAAGATTGCTTTACAGGTACCTCATGAGGTTGCCAATGCTGTGATGTGGAGGACACTGCTGGGTGCTTGTAATGTTCATAACAATGTTGAAATTGGTCAGAGGGTGACCAATAAAATACTGGAGATGGAGAGAGGACACGGTGGAGATTATGTTCTTATGTCCAATATTCTGGTTGGTGTTGGGAGATTTAAGGACGCAGAGAAGTTAAGGGAGATGATAGATAAGAGAATTGCCTTTAAACTTCCTGGCTACAGTTTTGTCTAG
- the LOC100810110 gene encoding pentatricopeptide repeat-containing protein At1g09220, mitochondrial isoform X2: MVVSLWRSHTASSALNLFASTFCRFSSGCVAEAIISTTTISPCSPYASSSPKPKHPQHLISLLPRDPSQRQPLQQVHSHIITSGLFYNPFHNTLTCLLLFNNVIRCYSFGPYPHEALHFFTYTQHCHIFLTYPSLDTFSFAFLCHASANPNYTHFGTQLHALIFKVGFQFQVYVQTRLLQMYSSSGLLVEAAQVFYEMQHRNLVSWNVFITGLIKLGEVELACSVFNQMPARSVVSWTLVIDGYTRRNQPIKALTLFRKMIEVDGIEPTEVTLLTIFPAIANIGCIKICQSVHGYVEKRGFNAFDVRITNALLDLYAKCGCIASVSRFFQEIPDQRRNLVSWTSTISGFAMNGMGREALESFESMEKAGLRPNHVTFLGVLSACSHGGLVEEGINFFVKMVKDWCLVPDIKHYGCVIDMLGRAGRLEEAEKIALQVPHEVANAVMWRTLLGACNVHNNVEIGQRVTNKILEMERGHGGDYVLMSNILVGVGRFKDAEKLREMIDKRIAFKLPGYSFV; the protein is encoded by the exons ATGGTTGTGTCACTGTGGAGAAGTCACACTGCTTCATCAGCATTGAACTTGTTCGCCAGTACTTTTTGCCGTTTTTCTTCTG GTTGTGTGGCAGAAGCAATCATATCCACAACCACCATCTCTCCCTGTTCTCCGTATGCTTCATCCTCTCCCAAACCCAAACACCCACAACACTTGATCTCCCTTCTTCCCAGAGACCCTTCTCAACGCCAACCTCTCCAACAAGTCCACTCTCACATCATCACATCTGGCCTCTTCTACAACCCTTTTCACAACACCCTCACTTGTTTACTCCTCTTCAACAACGTCATCCGTTGTTACTCTTTTGGTCCTTATCCCCATGAAGCTCTTCACTTCTTCACATACACCCAACACTGCCACATTTTCTTGACATACCCTTCCCTGGACACCTTCTCTTTTGCCTTCCTCTGCCATGCTTCTGCCAATCCAAATTACACCCACTTTGGGACTCAGCTCCACGCCCTCATTTTCAAGGTTGGTTTTCAGTTTCAAGTCTATGTGCAAACTCGGCTGTTGCAAATGTACTCTAGTTCGGGCCTTTTAGTTGAAGCAGCGCAAGTGTTCTACGAAATGCAGCACAGAAACTTAGTTAGTTGGAATGTTTTTATTACTGGTTTGATTAAATTGGGTGAGGTTGAACTTGCTTGTTCCGTGTTTAATCAGATGCCTGCTCGGAGTGTAGTGTCATGGACTCTTGTTATTGATGGATACACACGAAGGAATCAGCCCATCAAAGCTTTAACTTTGTTTAGGAAAATGATTGAAGTTGATGGTATAGAACCTACGGAAGTTACTCTTTTGACCATTTTTCCAGCTATTGCAAATATCGGGTGCATTAAGATATGCCAATCAGTTCATGGTTATGTAGAGAAAAGAGGCTTCAATGCCTTTGATGTACGCATTACAAATGCATTACTTGATTTGTATGCCAAGTGTGGATGCATAGCTAGTGTGAGTAGATTCTTTCAGGAGATACCTGACCAGAGGAGGAATTTGGTATCATGGACTTCAACTATCTCTGGTTTTGCAATGAATGGGATGGGGAGGGAAGCTCTAGAGAGTTTTGAAAGCATGGAGAAGGCTGGGCTGAGGCCGAACCATGTGACATTCCTCGGTGTTTTGAGTGCCTGTAGTCATGGCGGGCTGGTTGAGGAGGGGATCAATTTCTTTGTTAAAATGGTAAAGGATTGGTGCCTTGTACCAGACATCAAGCACTATGGTTGTGTGATAGATATGCTGGGGAGGGCTGGGAGGTTAGAAGAAGCTGAAAAGATTGCTTTACAGGTACCTCATGAGGTTGCCAATGCTGTGATGTGGAGGACACTGCTGGGTGCTTGTAATGTTCATAACAATGTTGAAATTGGTCAGAGGGTGACCAATAAAATACTGGAGATGGAGAGAGGACACGGTGGAGATTATGTTCTTATGTCCAATATTCTGGTTGGTGTTGGGAGATTTAAGGACGCAGAGAAGTTAAGGGAGATGATAGATAAGAGAATTGCCTTTAAACTTCCTGGCTACAGTTTTGTCTAG